One segment of Variovorax sp. PAMC28562 DNA contains the following:
- a CDS encoding acetate/propionate family kinase, giving the protein MARDVLLTFNPGSSTIKLGLFAIEDGKARAFGQGAIDLRHKPLSLNIEEANRPLQVTLKSHATDDLHDVIDETLGWLASHFQSDTLFAVAHRVVHGGDRFDGPTKISEDTLTAIEALSSLAPLHQPQSLRLIRAVQKLRPDLPQAASFDTAFHRTQSDLVRRFALPRDLFDQGIKRYGFHGLSYKFIAGRLALNGDGDVGDIGDRVVVAHLGSGASLCGLENGISRDTSMSFSTLDGIPMATRPGALDPGVLLHLQKEKHMSVDALEDMLYHRSGLLGVSGISADSRELVASDAPEAGEALALFALRVAREMAAIATTLGGLDAIVFTAGIGEHQPSVRAAIAAHLGWLGVRVDAEANNAHKLRIDAPDSEIALLVMHTDEEQVIADEACQVLFHLEVR; this is encoded by the coding sequence ATGGCACGCGACGTACTCCTCACCTTCAACCCTGGCTCATCGACGATCAAGCTCGGGCTCTTTGCGATCGAAGACGGCAAGGCGCGAGCGTTTGGGCAGGGTGCCATCGATCTCCGGCACAAGCCGCTGTCGCTGAATATCGAGGAGGCGAATCGACCGCTTCAGGTGACCTTGAAGTCGCACGCTACAGACGACCTGCACGACGTTATCGATGAAACGCTCGGCTGGCTCGCGAGCCATTTTCAGTCCGACACGCTCTTTGCTGTTGCGCATCGCGTGGTGCATGGCGGCGATCGTTTCGACGGGCCGACGAAGATATCTGAAGACACGCTGACGGCCATCGAAGCGTTGTCTTCTCTCGCCCCGTTGCATCAACCGCAGAGCCTGCGTCTGATTCGCGCGGTGCAAAAGCTGCGTCCTGACTTGCCGCAAGCCGCGTCGTTCGACACGGCGTTCCACCGCACGCAAAGCGACCTGGTGCGTCGCTTCGCCCTGCCCCGCGATCTGTTCGACCAAGGCATCAAGCGCTACGGTTTCCACGGGCTCTCGTACAAGTTCATTGCCGGCCGACTGGCACTGAACGGCGACGGCGACGTGGGCGATATCGGCGACCGCGTCGTCGTCGCCCATCTGGGCAGCGGCGCGAGTCTGTGCGGCCTGGAGAACGGCATCAGCCGCGATACCAGCATGTCGTTCTCGACGCTCGACGGCATTCCGATGGCGACGCGCCCCGGTGCGCTCGACCCCGGCGTGCTGCTGCATCTGCAGAAGGAAAAGCACATGTCCGTCGACGCGCTCGAAGACATGCTCTACCACCGCTCAGGATTGCTCGGCGTCTCCGGCATTTCAGCGGACAGTCGCGAGCTTGTCGCCAGCGATGCACCGGAAGCAGGTGAGGCCTTGGCATTGTTCGCATTGCGCGTTGCGCGCGAGATGGCGGCGATCGCCACCACCCTCGGCGGCCTGGACGCCATCGTCTTCACCGCCGGCATCGGCGAACATCAGCCGAGCGTTCGTGCGGCCATTGCGGCGCACCTCGGCTGGCTGGGAGTGCGCGTCGACGCCGAGGCGAACAACGCACACAAGCTTCGCATCGACGCACCCGACAGCGAGATCGCGCTTCTCGTCATGCACACCGACGAAGAACAGGTGATCGCCGACGAGGCATGTCAGGTGCTATTTCACTTAGAAGTGAGATAG
- the glgX gene encoding glycogen debranching protein GlgX, which produces MTQTYSIEEGTAHPLGATYTGHGVNFALFTAHGTKVEVCIYDEAGIEELARITLPEYTDEVWHGFVPGLQPGARYGYRVHGPYEPEKGHRFNHHKLLMDPYAKAHMGELKWGPELFGYTVGHEDADLSFDERDSAHMVPKCVVVDSHFQWKQTRNVRVPWDQTVFYETHVRGFTMRRPDVPEHMRGTFAGLAQDGPIKHIRELGVTSVELLPIQMFLNQPFLTDKGLTNYWGYDTMGFFALDQRYMDGPNIDEFKAMVDRFHENGLEVIMDVVYNHTPEGNELGPTLSFKGIDNASYYRLMPGGGADGNGAEGPGARYYINDTGTGNTLNLSHPRVLQMVTDSLRYWVTEMRVDGFRFDLATILAREPYGFDEGGGFLKSCRQDPVLSSVKLVAEPWDIGPGGYQVGGFPPGWAEWNDQFRDNVRAWWKGDEALAPKLAQCMSASGDRFNHRGRRPWASVNFITAHDGFTLADTVSYNEKHNDANGEDNRDGSSDNRSWNCGVEGDTDDQTVLDLRARQQRNMLATLLLSQGTPMMLAGDEFGRTQQGNNNAYCQDDDISWLHWEIDERGQALNRFTQRLTKLRKELPVLRRGRFLSGDVKEETQLKDVTWLAPDGAEMDSGHWDDPQTRCFGMLLEGTAQASSIARPADDATVMIMINSWQDAIEFKLPARADGVHWSRLIDTALDPQEPEDFEPEAIYTVTGRSMLLFVAAGEKQSANAVAALVASL; this is translated from the coding sequence ATGACACAAACGTATTCGATCGAAGAAGGAACCGCGCACCCGCTGGGCGCCACTTACACCGGCCACGGCGTCAACTTCGCGCTGTTCACCGCGCATGGAACCAAAGTCGAGGTCTGCATCTACGACGAGGCCGGCATCGAAGAGTTGGCCCGCATCACATTGCCTGAATACACCGACGAGGTATGGCACGGCTTCGTGCCCGGCTTGCAGCCCGGCGCCCGCTACGGCTACCGCGTGCACGGCCCGTACGAGCCCGAGAAAGGCCACCGCTTCAATCATCACAAGCTGTTGATGGACCCGTACGCCAAGGCGCACATGGGCGAGCTGAAGTGGGGGCCGGAACTCTTCGGCTACACCGTCGGCCATGAAGATGCCGACTTGAGCTTCGACGAGCGCGACAGTGCGCACATGGTGCCCAAATGCGTGGTGGTCGATTCGCACTTTCAGTGGAAGCAGACCCGAAACGTTCGGGTGCCGTGGGACCAGACCGTGTTCTATGAAACCCACGTGCGCGGCTTCACCATGCGCCGGCCCGACGTGCCCGAGCACATGCGCGGCACCTTCGCCGGCCTGGCACAAGACGGTCCTATCAAGCACATCCGCGAACTGGGCGTGACCAGCGTCGAGCTGTTGCCGATCCAGATGTTCCTGAACCAGCCGTTCCTGACGGACAAGGGCCTCACCAACTACTGGGGCTACGACACGATGGGCTTCTTCGCACTCGACCAGCGCTACATGGACGGGCCCAACATCGACGAGTTCAAGGCGATGGTCGACCGCTTCCACGAGAACGGGCTCGAAGTGATCATGGACGTGGTCTACAACCACACGCCAGAAGGCAATGAGCTTGGCCCGACGCTGTCTTTCAAGGGCATCGACAACGCGAGCTATTACCGGCTGATGCCGGGCGGTGGTGCAGACGGCAACGGCGCTGAAGGCCCCGGTGCGCGCTACTACATCAACGACACCGGTACCGGCAATACGCTCAACCTGAGCCATCCGCGCGTGTTGCAGATGGTGACGGACAGCCTGCGTTACTGGGTGACGGAGATGCGCGTCGACGGCTTCCGCTTCGATCTGGCGACCATCCTGGCGCGCGAGCCGTACGGCTTCGACGAAGGCGGCGGCTTCCTGAAGAGCTGCCGGCAAGACCCGGTGCTGTCGAGCGTCAAGCTGGTGGCCGAGCCATGGGACATCGGCCCTGGCGGCTATCAGGTCGGCGGCTTTCCACCGGGCTGGGCCGAGTGGAACGACCAGTTCCGCGACAACGTGCGCGCCTGGTGGAAAGGCGACGAAGCGCTGGCGCCCAAGTTGGCGCAGTGCATGTCGGCCAGCGGTGACCGCTTCAACCATCGCGGCCGCCGTCCTTGGGCCAGCGTCAACTTCATTACCGCGCACGACGGCTTCACGCTGGCCGACACGGTGAGCTACAACGAGAAGCACAACGACGCCAACGGCGAAGACAACCGCGACGGCTCCTCGGACAACCGCTCGTGGAATTGCGGCGTCGAAGGCGACACGGATGACCAAACTGTTCTTGACTTGCGCGCACGGCAGCAGCGCAACATGCTGGCGACCTTGCTACTGTCGCAGGGCACTCCGATGATGTTGGCCGGCGACGAGTTCGGCCGTACACAGCAAGGCAACAACAACGCCTATTGCCAGGACGACGACATCTCGTGGTTGCACTGGGAAATCGACGAACGTGGTCAGGCGCTCAACCGTTTTACGCAACGTCTGACGAAGCTGCGTAAGGAATTGCCGGTGCTGCGCCGCGGACGCTTCTTGTCGGGCGACGTCAAGGAAGAGACGCAGCTCAAGGACGTGACGTGGCTCGCGCCCGATGGTGCCGAGATGGATTCGGGCCACTGGGACGACCCGCAAACGCGCTGCTTCGGCATGTTGCTCGAAGGCACCGCGCAAGCTTCTTCGATCGCGCGGCCCGCTGACGATGCGACCGTGATGATCATGATCAACAGCTGGCAAGACGCGATCGAGTTCAAGCTGCCGGCGCGTGCCGACGGTGTGCACTGGTCGCGCCTGATCGATACCGCACTCGACCCGCAGGAGCCCGAGGACTTCGAGCCAGAGGCGATCTACACGGTCACGGGACGGTCGATGCTGCTGTTTGTCGCTGCCGGTGAAAAGCAGTCTGCGAACGCGGTCGCGGCGCTCGTCGCATCGCTCTGA
- a CDS encoding DUF4865 family protein, whose translation MLAMQYGFDFPDDFDLDSVRKRISEIGARFDGLPGLHLKAFLVAACSGAAPNSYAPFYLWNDPAGMTAFLTSDSFRAVAAKYGRPKVRSWSPIAHQHGPARAMTPTFATQQFIDLLPNTDLVALAAAERDAASLVAGESGLHTVFVGLDPHGWQLTRTAFWSSAPQGIADARTFELRYLATGSGY comes from the coding sequence ATGCTGGCTATGCAATACGGTTTTGATTTTCCCGACGACTTCGATCTGGACTCGGTGCGCAAACGCATCTCGGAGATCGGTGCGCGCTTCGACGGACTGCCGGGCCTTCACCTGAAAGCCTTTTTGGTGGCGGCATGCTCGGGCGCCGCGCCCAACAGCTATGCGCCGTTCTATCTTTGGAACGACCCCGCAGGGATGACCGCTTTCCTGACGTCTGACTCGTTCCGTGCGGTCGCGGCAAAGTACGGCCGGCCCAAGGTGCGGTCGTGGAGTCCAATTGCGCACCAGCATGGCCCTGCGCGCGCAATGACGCCGACGTTCGCCACGCAGCAATTCATCGACTTGCTGCCGAACACAGACCTCGTCGCGCTCGCCGCTGCGGAGCGGGACGCCGCCAGCCTGGTGGCAGGCGAGTCTGGACTGCACACCGTCTTCGTGGGGCTCGACCCGCATGGCTGGCAACTGACCCGCACGGCGTTTTGGTCCAGCGCACCGCAAGGCATCGCCGACGCACGGACGTTCGAGCTGCGTTACCTGGCGACAGGCAGCGGGTATTGA
- a CDS encoding LysR substrate-binding domain-containing protein, translated as MLLDLSLLQTLVAAVDLGGFGKAAAQLHRSPGAISLQIKALEERVGAELFRKSGRQQTLTEAGELLVGFARRMLQINGDALLAVQGVHLAGEVRFGMPQDFADSWLPQALAQFARAYPAVRIAVTVDRSPVLLSALKSDDLDLVLAFGDADTATSEILTSLPVQWIASSNFSLGADAAVPLLVLDQPCGFRQAATDALDRAGRPWRIALTSASVSGIWAAAKAGLGVTARTTAHIPPELAPASAALRLPRLHKVRVSLHRDGATTNPAAVQLWSVVKEVVSGQLPRV; from the coding sequence ATGCTTTTGGATCTTTCACTCCTGCAAACGCTGGTGGCTGCTGTCGACCTCGGCGGCTTCGGCAAAGCCGCCGCTCAGCTTCATCGTTCTCCAGGTGCCATCAGCCTTCAGATCAAGGCGCTGGAGGAACGCGTCGGAGCCGAGCTCTTCCGCAAGTCCGGGCGCCAGCAGACCTTGACCGAGGCGGGCGAACTGCTCGTCGGGTTTGCCAGGCGGATGCTGCAAATCAACGGGGACGCATTGCTCGCCGTGCAGGGCGTGCATCTGGCGGGCGAGGTGAGGTTCGGCATGCCGCAGGACTTTGCGGACAGTTGGCTGCCGCAGGCTCTCGCCCAGTTTGCAAGAGCGTATCCGGCTGTGCGCATTGCCGTGACTGTGGATCGCAGCCCGGTGTTGCTGTCCGCGCTGAAGTCGGACGATCTGGATCTGGTTCTCGCCTTCGGCGACGCGGACACGGCAACGTCAGAAATATTGACGAGCCTGCCCGTGCAGTGGATCGCGAGCTCGAATTTTTCATTGGGTGCTGACGCGGCGGTTCCGCTTCTCGTGCTCGATCAGCCCTGCGGGTTTCGTCAGGCGGCGACCGATGCCCTCGACCGCGCAGGACGACCGTGGCGGATTGCGCTGACCAGTGCCAGCGTGTCCGGCATATGGGCCGCCGCGAAGGCCGGGCTCGGCGTCACCGCACGCACGACTGCGCACATCCCGCCAGAGCTTGCACCGGCAAGCGCGGCGTTGAGATTGCCCCGATTGCACAAAGTACGGGTCTCGCTTCACCGAGACGGTGCGACGACCAACCCTGCGGCGGTGCAACTGTGGTCGGTCGTCAAAGAAGTGGTCAGCGGGCAATTGCCTCGAGTCTGA
- a CDS encoding SRPBCC family protein, giving the protein MASIYKQIDIQAPAQQVWEAVRDWEVVHERLVPGFVVDVKLEPKARIVTFANGVVAREIILAVDDAAHRLAYSAVGGRAAHHNASVQVFQTAPGSCQIVWITDVLPDALTPAINTMVEEASAIMKRTLERAVPGGSNAQGR; this is encoded by the coding sequence ATGGCATCCATCTACAAGCAAATCGATATCCAGGCTCCGGCCCAGCAAGTCTGGGAGGCGGTGCGCGATTGGGAAGTGGTGCACGAGCGGCTGGTGCCCGGTTTCGTCGTCGACGTCAAACTGGAGCCGAAGGCGCGCATCGTCACTTTCGCCAACGGCGTGGTGGCGCGCGAAATCATCCTGGCGGTAGATGACGCGGCGCACCGGCTGGCGTACTCGGCGGTCGGCGGCCGTGCGGCACACCACAATGCGTCGGTGCAGGTTTTTCAGACGGCCCCAGGCAGTTGCCAGATCGTCTGGATCACCGACGTGTTGCCTGACGCGCTCACGCCAGCCATCAACACGATGGTCGAAGAGGCGTCCGCGATCATGAAGCGCACGCTGGAGCGGGCGGTTCCTGGCGGCTCCAACGCCCAGGGCCGCTAG